A genomic region of Arachis hypogaea cultivar Tifrunner chromosome 5, arahy.Tifrunner.gnm2.J5K5, whole genome shotgun sequence contains the following coding sequences:
- the LOC112801895 gene encoding uncharacterized protein — translation MFRRLCCLQSTPTPSLTFSSNKKPLVLLGAPQVSAIVLDALLNASSSPHSSFQVAAIVTQPAARRDRGKKLMPSPLASYALDRGFSSDLIFTPERAGEDAFLSNLKALQPELCVTAAYGNILPTKFLDIPALGTVNIHPSLLPLYRGAAPVQRALQDGVKETGVSLAFTVRELDAGPIIASETVEVDDQIKAPNLLELLFYKGSELLIRELPSIFDGSASVNAQPQDHSKATLAPKISQDESWLVFDQEASVLHNKVRAFSGWPGTRAKVQVVEKNGEQKTLDMKIITTRVHSHESVPSNEADDIAFVEGALVFPCGKGTNLEVLELQLPGKKVVTAAAFWNGLRGQKLKKL, via the exons ATGTTTCGACGATTATGCTGCCTACAGAGCACTCCTACACCCTCTCTCACATTTTCTTCCAACAAGAAGCCCCTCGTTCTCTTGGGAGCACCTCAGGTCTCAGCTATTGTCCTCGATGCCCTCCTCAATGCTTCTTCTTCCCCTCATTCTTCATTCCAG GTTGCAGCTATTGTTACTCAGCCAGCTGCTAGAAGGGATAGGGGTAAGAAACTGATGCCCTCTCCATTGGCCAGTTATGCTCTTGATAGAGGCTTCTCTTCCGATCTCATCTTCACCCCTGAACGAGCCGGAGag GATGCTTTCTTGTCGAATTTGAAAGCTTTACAGCCGGAGCTATGTGTTACCGCCGCGTATGGGAACATTTTGCCTACCAAGTTTCTAGATATTCCGGCATTgg GAACTGTCAATATTCATCCTAGCCTGTTGCCACTGTATCGTGGTGCTGCACCTGTTCAAAGAGCATTACAG gatggTGTTAAAGAAACTGGAGTATCATTAGCATTCACTGTCCGTGAACTGGATGCTGGACCTATTATTGCTAGCGAAACCGTTGAAGTTGATGATCAAATAAAG GCACCCAATTTGCTTGAGCTCCTCTTTTATAAAG GTTCCGAACTTCTGATTAGGGAACTTCCTTCCATATTTGATGGATCAGCAAGTGTTAATGCACAACCTCAAGATCATTCCAAGGCTACACTGGCTCCAAAG ATAAGCCAAGATGAGTCGTGGCTAGTCTTTGATCAAGAAGCATCGGTTCTACATAATAAG GTTCGTGCGTTTTCAGGATGGCCGGGAACAAGAGCAAAAGTTCAAGTAGTGGAGAAAAATGGTGAACAGAAAACTTTGGATATGAAAATTATAACCACCCGAGTTCACAGTCACGAAAGCGTACCGTCCAATGAAGCAGATGACATTGCATTTGTCGAGGGGGCATTGGTGTTTCCATGTGGAAAGGGCACCAACCTTGAG GTGTTGGAACTTCAACTTCCAGGGAAAAAGGTAGTAACTGCAGCTGCTTTTTGGAATGGACTGAGGGGCCAGAAGCTAAAGAAATTATGA